A genomic window from Elaeis guineensis isolate ETL-2024a chromosome 3, EG11, whole genome shotgun sequence includes:
- the LOC105042438 gene encoding senescence-specific cysteine protease SAG39-like: MHESWRRPLWVHENGVHTRPRFLTSNRLQDSNIDVLYKHHASARYGYAKSDACSWVSRSKTVHIPTTMAAFKLLLTTRLVIAFFAFTLTSCSGDQPTMDPMRQRYEQWLARYGRTYKDGREKERRFEIYQSNVQLIDEFNAISQGSKLTDNKFADLTSEEFRTKYMCLGNLKSRQGPLKEEIINSSRPKETDNLGTHYEDKIVVPPSVDWRKKGAVTQVKDQGQCGSCWAFSAVAAVEGINQIRTGQLVPLSEQELVDCDTEGANSGCSGGFMSQAFDFVQRNHGLTSEDNYPYDGSQGRCQTVKLSDHVGTISGYRNVTANCEQNLLQAVASRPVSAAIDAGGFAFQFYSEGVFTGPCGMNLNHGVTVVGYETAGEEKYWIVKNSWGTEWGEQGYIRMRRGISDEQGLCGIAMQASYPLA; this comes from the exons ATGCATGAATCGTGGAGGAGACCACTTTGGGTGCATGAAAATGGTGTGCACACCAGACCTCGCTTCTTGACATCTAATAGACTCCAAGATTCCAATATAGACGTTTTATATAAACATCATGCCAGTGCCCGGTATGGATATGCAAAGTCTGATGCTTGTTCTTGGGTCTCTCGCAGCAAAACAGTCCATATTCCTACGACCATGGCTGCTTTCAAGTTGCTGCTGACCACCCGCCTGGTCATAGCATTCTTTGCATTTACTTTGACCTCCTGCTCCGGAGATCAACCTACCATGGATCCCATGAGACAGCGTTATGAGCAATGGCTTGCCCGTTATGGTCGAACCTACAAGGATGGGCGTGAGAAGGAACGACGGTTCGAGATTTACCAAAGCAATGtccagctcattgatgaattcaaCGCCATCAGCCAAGGGTCTAAGCTCACCGACAATAAGTTTGCAGACCTAACAAGTGAGGAGTTTAGGACCAAGTATATGTGTTTGGGCAATCTCAAGAGTCGTCAAGGCCCACTGAAG GAGGAAATAATCAACTCGAGCAGACCGAAGGAAACGGACAACTTGGGCACACATTACGAGGATAAGATTGTGGTGCCTCCTAGTGTAGATTGGAGGAAGAAAGGAGCAGTCACACAGGTCAAAGACCAAGGCCAATGCG GATCTTGTTGGGCCTTCTCCGCAGTGGCGGCTGTGGAGGGCATCAACCAAATAAGGACCGGCCAACTGGTCCCCTTGTCCGAGCAGGAGCTTGTGGATTGCGACACAGAAGGTGCAAATAGCGGCTGTAGCGGGGGTTTCATGAGCCAGGCCTTTGACTTCGTCCAGCGAAACCATGGCTTGACCTCTGAAGACAACTACCCTTACGATGGCAGCCAAGGTCGATGCCAGACGGTGAAGCTCTCAGACCACGTCGGGACCATCAGTGGGTACAGAAATGTGACAGCCAATTGCGAGCAGAATCTGCTACAAGCAGTCGCCAGCCGACCGGTTTCTGCTGCCATCGATGCCGGTGGGTTTGCCTTCCAGTTCTACTCCGAGGGTGTCTTCACCGGCCCCTGTGGGATGAACCTCAACCATGGAGTGACGGTGGTTGGCTACGAAACGGCAGGCGAGGAGAAGTACTGGATAGTGAAGAATTCATGGGGTACCGAATGGGGGGAGCAGGGTTACATTAGGATGAGACGCGGCATCTCCGACGAGCAAGGGTTGTGTGGAATTGCCATGCAGGCTTCTTATCCTCTTGCGTAG